Genomic window (Achromobacter sp. B7):
TCCAGAACTCCCCGCTTTTATCCAGCTCGAAATACACATGCCCCGCGCTGTAGGGAATCTGGCGCGGCGCCACCGGCAGTGCGCGTACCGCAACGCCCGGAAGTTGCAGGTGCACCAGATCGCGGATGCGTTCGACCGGGCCGATCTTGACCTGCGCGGGAAAGCGCGCGCGCACGGTGTCCGTGCCCATGTCCGCATGCACCGCAAGCACGAAGCCGGCGGTTTGCAGCAGCTCGGCGTCTGCAATCTGCGCCACGCGTACGCCCTGGCCCCGGTCTTGCAGCGGGATCTGCAACGCGCGCTGCTCAAGCACTGCCGACAGCGACCGGCGCAACTCGTGCATCAGCGGCGCGAACGTGTTTTGCAGATCGTCATGCACGTACTCGGGCAACACCTCTGGACGCCGTGTCGTGGACGTGAAGGTGGCCAGATCGCAGGCCAGCATCAACCAGTCGTGGAACAGCCGCTCGGGATGCTGGCCGGCGCTCTGGCGGGCATGCCAAAGCGCCCCGACGTAGCGGTTGACGGTTTCCAGCAGCATGAAATCGGAGACCTCGGACACGCCGCCACGACCGGGCTGCGACAGCCGCGCGGCCAGGGCTTCGCTACGCGCACCCAGCAGGCCATACAGTTCGTTGATCCACCCGCGCAGCACAGGGTGTTCGCCGGCCGCCAGCCACGGCGCCACGTAGCCGTCGTCCAGCACGATGCGGTTGTCGGGCCGGCGCTCCACCACGCGCGCAACGCCCAGGCCCAGCCAATCGTCGGTGAGCTCGTCTTCCAGCATCAGCCGCAGTCGAAGGCGGCCCAGTTGCAGCAGGGCGGGCTCCAGCGCCACCGAGCCGGTGTCGTGCACATCGGCCTCGTGCACGAGATAGCGGGCCAGGGTGTCTTCTTCGCCTTCGTAGACAACATCGGTCGCGCCGGGACGCGTACGGGGAATCGCCAACATGACGCGCGCGTCGCGCGCCCGCGCCGGCACCTCCAGCGCGGCGGGTGCGGCGGCCGGACCTGCAAAGTCGAACGGGGTGCCGTCGGGCATGACGCCTGACGCGTCAGTCAACACCAGCTTGCCGATCGCGAGTGCTTCGCGGTCCACCGACAGATGCGAAAACCCCCAGAAGAACCCTTGCGCCGCCACCGCACGCTGCGTCGCCGCGTGCAGCACATGACGCTCCAGCTGCTGGAAATGCTGCGGCCGCAGGAACATGCCCTCCGACCAGATCACTTTGTCTCTGCTCACCATGCTCAGGTTCTCTTGTTATCGTTTGATTTGTGCTGCTAGAAAGGCCACCACGAACGGCTGCGGTCCACCTCTTCCAGGCCAGCGCGCGTCACGGCCACTTTCACCGTCTCCTCGTTCGGTGAAAACTGCCATACCTTGTAGATGTTCGTGTTCTGCGGTTCGGGCAGCGACACCAGCAAACGCCATTTGCTCTGCTCAAGATCCCGGTACGCGGCCACCACGCCCACCACGCGCGCGTCCGCGTTGCCGGGGTAATGCAGCACCTTCGTATCCCCCGGCCGCAAGATGACCTGTTCGGTGTTGAGCAGCTCGGTGCCCAGCGCCGCGCGCGCATCGGCCTGCAAAGTGAAAAAGTCGCTGGCCTGGAAGGTGCTGGCCGACTTCAATTCATAGATGGTCACCTGCACCGGCGAGGGCCTGCCACTGGCGCTGGCGTTTACCTTCGGGTCCGCGCGCAGTTCGATGGCGTAAGGCGCGGGCACGCGCTTGGCGGTCGATGAACATCCGACGATCAGCGCCCCCGCCGCCAGACATGCCGCGACGCGCGGCCAACGCCCCCGGGGACGCCCCCTGGGCAAGCTTGTCTCGTAAGAAAACCGGTTCATAAGCCCTCGGAAATAAAACACACACGTCTGTTACGCCACGACGCAACCGCCACGCGCCGGGCCGCTATCATCGGCGGAACAACCGAGCCACTTTCCTTGTGCATCGACACGCCCGCGCCATGAAACAGCCCGTTCGTCTTAGCCTGATTGCCATTCTTGCGGTGCTCGCGGCCTGTAGTTCCTCGCCGTCCCCGCAAGCCGCCGACGCCTTGCAGCAGGTGCGCAACGAATACGCCGCCAGCCGTTTCGGTGACGTCGCGCGCACCGTGGCCACGTCCGACGCCCTGGCCACCGCGCCGGTGCCCGTGCGCGTCGAGGCCTTGAAGCTGCAAGCCTTCAGCTACTGCGTCATCGGCTACCACCAGCTTTGCGAGGACAGCTTCACCCGCATCCTGCAATTGCAGCCCTCGTTCGACCTTGCGCCCAACGAAGCAGGGCATCCCCAATGGGGCCCGGTTTTCAAGTCGGCCAAGGCAGCCCAGGCCCGCTGACGCGCCGCCGACGCCAAGGAGAAAGGCATGAAGCTCACGGTGTTCCAACATGCCGGCGATCCGGCTTTCGCTCCGATCCAGACCGAATTCCGGGCGCCCGGCGGCACAATGGGCCGCAGCCCCGAGAATCAGCTGGCCCTGCCCGACCCCACGGGCGACATCTGCCGAGTGCAGGCAGTACTGCGCGTCCACGACGGGGACACCACCGGCTTTCTGATGAACTTGAGCAGCATGAGCACCGTGCGCATCAATGGGCAGCGCGTTCAATGCGGTCAGGAACTGCCCTTGGTGCCGGGCGACGAACTGGAAATAGGCACCTACCGCCTGCGAGCGGATTCGGCCGCGTCCGCCGCAACCGATGCCCAAGCCCAGCCGGCCGCCGCCCCGGCCATCGAAGACATCTTCAGCGACCTGATCGGCCCCGGCACCTTGCCCGTGGGCAGCGCCCCGGACGTATCCACCCACCCTTTCGATCTGGATTCCGCCGCCGCGCGCAACCCCGACGACCCGCTGCGCCACCTGCCACGCGGCGACGCGTCCGTCTCGCGCCCGGTCACCGACCCCCTGGCGTTGTTCGACGCAGCCCATGAGGGCTCGCCCAGCGTCTTCGCCGACGGCACGCCGTCCACGCTGCCCGCCCACGACCCGCTGGCCGACCATCGGCGCCATCCCGTCGACGACGCCCTGCACGGTCCGCGCGATGCCACGGATAGCCGCGCCGCCGCCGACCACTTGCGGGAAATCGGCAGCTTCATGCGGCCCGCGTCCGTGAAGAAAGTGCCGGACGACACCAACCGCTAGCGATTCACGCGTAGTCATAGTCATAGCGAAATTCCCCGCCATTGGCCGACAGGCGCACGCGTTGCAGCTTGCGGCCCTGCATGGACGCGCCCAGCAGATCGCGGCTGATTTGCGGCAGGACCGTGTTGGTAAGAATGGCGTCAACCATGCGCGCGCCTGACTCGACTTGCGTGCAGCGCGTCACGGCCAGCGCCGTTGCTTCCCGCGTGACCTCCAGCGCTACGTCGTGGTGTTCCTGCAAACGGCGGCGTACTCGGTCAAACTGCAACGCCACGATGCGCGCCAGCATGTCGTCCGACAGCGGCAGATAGGGCACCGCCACCAGCCGTCCCAACAGCGCCGCCGGAAATGCCTGCAACAGGGGTTCGCGCAGCGCGGCCGCCAGCCCTTCGGCATCCGGCATCAACGCGGGATCGCGGCACAGCGTGGCAATGCGCTCGGTGCCGACGTTGGACGTCAGGATGATGACCGCATTGCGAAAGTCGATGTAGCGGCCCTCGCCGTCTTCCATCCAGCCCTTGTCAAAGACCTGGAAGAAAATCTCGTGCACGTCGGGGTGCGCCTTCTCGACCTCGTCCAGCAGCACCACGCAATACGGCCGCCTGCGCACGGCTTCGGTCAACACGCCGCCTTCGCCATAGCCCACGTAACCCGGCGGCGCACCCTTGAGGGTGGAGACGGTGTGCGACTCCTGGAATTCGCTCATGTTGATGGTGATCAGGTTCTGTTCGCCGCCATACAGCGCTTCGGCCAGGGCCAGCGCGGTTTCGGTCTTGCCGACCCCGCTGGGCCCACAAAGCAGGAACACGCCCACCGGCTTGGCCGGGTCGGTCAGACCGGCCCGTGATGTCTGGATACGGCGCGCCACGGCTTCCAGGGCGTCGCGCTGGCCGATCACGCGCTTTTCCAGCGTGTCCGCCAGCGCCAGTACGGCGTGTGCCTCGTCGCGCACCATGCGGCCCACGGGGATGCCGGTCCAGTCGGCCACCACGGCCGCCACCGCCGCCGCGTCTACGGCGGTGTGTATCATCGGCGCCTCGCCCTGGCCGCCCGCCAGTGCCTGTGCGGCGCCCGCCAGCGCCTGCCGTGTCGACGCGTGGTCAACGCCCGCCGTTGCCGGCGCGCTCAAGGTTTCGCGCAGCGAGAGCACCTTTGCGGCCAGCTCGCGTTCGGCCTCCCAGCTGGCGGCCAGCTGGGCTTGCGCCTGCGCGGCTTGCGCCCGTTCGGCCTCCAGGCGTTCAACGCGCTGCGCGTCGCCCGCGCCAAGATGTGTTTCATGCCGGGCAATGCGCAGCGCCGTTTCCAGCGCCTGGATGCGTCGGCGTGCATCCTCCAGCGCGGGCGGCACGGCGTGCTGACTGATCGCCACGCGCGCGCACGCGGTGTCCAGCAACGCCACCGCCTTGTCGGGCAATTGGCGCGCGGGAATGTAGCGATGCGACAAGCTCACCGCCGCCGTGATGGCCTCGTCCAGCAGCAGTACGCCGTGATGCGCCTGCAAGGTTTCGGCCAGGCCGCGCAGCATGTCAAACGCGCGCACCTCGTCCGGCTCGTGCACTTGAACCACCTGAAAACGGCGGGTCAGCGCGGGGTCCTTTTCAATGTGCTTCTTGTATTCCGACCACGTGGTCGCCCCGATGGTGCGCAGCTGACCGCGCGCCAACGCGGGCTTGAGCAGGTTGGCCGCGTCCCCCGTGCCCGCCGCGCCGCCCGCGCCCACCAGCGTGTGGATCTCATCGATGAACAGCACGATGGGCCGGTCGCTTGCCTGGACCTGATCGATCACGCTGCGCAGGCGTTGCTCGAATTCGCCCTTTACGCCCGCGCCGGCTTGCAGCAGCCCGATGTCCAGCAGATACAAAGACACGTCGCG
Coding sequences:
- a CDS encoding TssQ family T6SS-associated lipoprotein, producing the protein MKQPVRLSLIAILAVLAACSSSPSPQAADALQQVRNEYAASRFGDVARTVATSDALATAPVPVRVEALKLQAFSYCVIGYHQLCEDSFTRILQLQPSFDLAPNEAGHPQWGPVFKSAKAAQAR
- a CDS encoding FHA domain-containing protein, which translates into the protein MKLTVFQHAGDPAFAPIQTEFRAPGGTMGRSPENQLALPDPTGDICRVQAVLRVHDGDTTGFLMNLSSMSTVRINGQRVQCGQELPLVPGDELEIGTYRLRADSAASAATDAQAQPAAAPAIEDIFSDLIGPGTLPVGSAPDVSTHPFDLDSAAARNPDDPLRHLPRGDASVSRPVTDPLALFDAAHEGSPSVFADGTPSTLPAHDPLADHRRHPVDDALHGPRDATDSRAAADHLREIGSFMRPASVKKVPDDTNR
- the tssK gene encoding type VI secretion system baseplate subunit TssK, giving the protein MVSRDKVIWSEGMFLRPQHFQQLERHVLHAATQRAVAAQGFFWGFSHLSVDREALAIGKLVLTDASGVMPDGTPFDFAGPAAAPAALEVPARARDARVMLAIPRTRPGATDVVYEGEEDTLARYLVHEADVHDTGSVALEPALLQLGRLRLRLMLEDELTDDWLGLGVARVVERRPDNRIVLDDGYVAPWLAAGEHPVLRGWINELYGLLGARSEALAARLSQPGRGGVSEVSDFMLLETVNRYVGALWHARQSAGQHPERLFHDWLMLACDLATFTSTTRRPEVLPEYVHDDLQNTFAPLMHELRRSLSAVLEQRALQIPLQDRGQGVRVAQIADAELLQTAGFVLAVHADMGTDTVRARFPAQVKIGPVERIRDLVHLQLPGVAVRALPVAPRQIPYSAGHVYFELDKSGEFWKQLERTGALALHLAGDFPGLTMEFWALRD
- the tssH gene encoding type VI secretion system ATPase TssH — protein: MSDIGRIELFGKLNPLLYQALEGATAFCKLRGNPYVELVHWVHQILHAQDSDVHRIARAFELDLGQLQADLTAELDRLPAGAGSVSDLSEHIDHAVERAWVLGSLRYGAARIRSGHLLAGLVRTYALRHVLLGMSPQFARIVPDKLLEQMDEMVQGSPEGVTATTAAGDDAQAPRKDLAALERFAVDLTAKARAGEIDPVSGRDEEIRQIVDVLMRRRQNNPLLTGEAGVGKTAVVEGLALRLATGDVPPPLRDVSLYLLDIGLLQAGAGVKGEFEQRLRSVIDQVQASDRPIVLFIDEIHTLVGAGGAAGTGDAANLLKPALARGQLRTIGATTWSEYKKHIEKDPALTRRFQVVQVHEPDEVRAFDMLRGLAETLQAHHGVLLLDEAITAAVSLSHRYIPARQLPDKAVALLDTACARVAISQHAVPPALEDARRRIQALETALRIARHETHLGAGDAQRVERLEAERAQAAQAQAQLAASWEAERELAAKVLSLRETLSAPATAGVDHASTRQALAGAAQALAGGQGEAPMIHTAVDAAAVAAVVADWTGIPVGRMVRDEAHAVLALADTLEKRVIGQRDALEAVARRIQTSRAGLTDPAKPVGVFLLCGPSGVGKTETALALAEALYGGEQNLITINMSEFQESHTVSTLKGAPPGYVGYGEGGVLTEAVRRRPYCVVLLDEVEKAHPDVHEIFFQVFDKGWMEDGEGRYIDFRNAVIILTSNVGTERIATLCRDPALMPDAEGLAAALREPLLQAFPAALLGRLVAVPYLPLSDDMLARIVALQFDRVRRRLQEHHDVALEVTREATALAVTRCTQVESGARMVDAILTNTVLPQISRDLLGASMQGRKLQRVRLSANGGEFRYDYDYA
- the tssJ gene encoding type VI secretion system lipoprotein TssJ; this translates as MNRFSYETSLPRGRPRGRWPRVAACLAAGALIVGCSSTAKRVPAPYAIELRADPKVNASASGRPSPVQVTIYELKSASTFQASDFFTLQADARAALGTELLNTEQVILRPGDTKVLHYPGNADARVVGVVAAYRDLEQSKWRLLVSLPEPQNTNIYKVWQFSPNEETVKVAVTRAGLEEVDRSRSWWPF